One Vitis vinifera cultivar Pinot Noir 40024 chromosome 8, ASM3070453v1 genomic window carries:
- the LOC100266829 gene encoding probable carboxylesterase 15 has product MGSIPHIVEDFQGVLRVYSDGSTLRSATLPLDIQVHDDGSVIWKDCCFHKGHNLQLRLYKPAAESNATSKLPILYYLHGGGFCVGSRTWPNCHNCCLRLASGLCALVVAPDYRLAPEHRLPAAMEDALTSLKWLQAQALSENCDAWLSDQRVDLSRVFVVGDSSGGNMAHHLAVELGAGSPGLDPVQVRGYVLMAPFFGGTVRTRSEEGPSEAMLNLELLDRFWRLSLPVGDTADHPLANPFGPASPLLEPLELDPVLVLVGGSELLKDRAKDYAKKLKDMGKKIEYVEFEGKEHGFFTNDPYSEVGNSVLQVIQGFISQKSDKL; this is encoded by the exons ATGGGTTCCATCCCCCATATAGTAGAAGACTTCCAAGGCGTCCTCCGAGTCTATAGTGATGGCTCCACCCTCCGATCCGCCACCCTACCCCTCGACATTCAAGTCCACGACGATGGCTCCGTCATCTGGAAAGACTGTTGTTTCCACAAGGGGCATAATCTCCAACTCCGACTCTATAAGCCCGCAGCGGAGTCCAACGCCACTTCCAAGCTCCCGATTCTCTACTACCTCCATGGAGGCGGCTTCTGCGTCGGCTCTCGCACGTGGCCCAACTGCCATAACTGCTGCCTCCGCCTGGCATCTGGGCTTTGCGCCCTTGTGGTGGCTCCAGACTACCGGCTAGCACCGGAACACAGGCTGCCAGCAGCCATGGAGGATGCTTTGACGTCCCTCAAGTGGCTTCAAGCTCAGGCTTTATCTGAAAATTGTGATGCATGGTTGAGTGACCAGAGGGTTGACTTGAGCCGGGTTTTTGTTGTGGGTGACTCGTCAGGAGGGAACATGGCACACCATTTGGCGGTTGAGCTGGGGGCAGGTTCGCCGGGGCTTGACCCAGTTCAGGTACGAGGATATGTGTTGATGGCTCCATTTTTTGGGGGTACAGTAAGAACAAGATCAGAGGAGGGTCCAAGTGAAGCCATGTTGAACTTGGAGCTCCTTGACAG GTTTTGGAGGTTATCCTTACCGGTTGGTGACACAGCAGACCACCCATTAGCGAATCCGTTCGGACCTGCCAGTCCATTGCTGGAACCACTGGAGCTTGATCCAGTCTTAGTGCTGGTAGGTGGCAGTGAACTGTTGAAAGACAGGGCAAAAGACTATGCAAAGAAGCTGAAAGACATGGGAAAGAAGATTGAGTATGTGGAATTTGAAGGAAAGGAACATGGTTTCTTCACCAATGATCCTTACTCAGAAGTGGGCAATTCAGTCTTGCAAGTTATTCAAGGGTTCATCTCTCAGAAATCTGACAAGTTATGA